In one window of Thermotoga sp. Mc24 DNA:
- a CDS encoding AAA family ATPase produces MDVPLHDLLHEIMKNYPGIIIDEVHFLKNWSTILKVLYDSFPDRVIWTSDSSSVLLRKRLSDLSRRFVLIRMPLMSFREFIHFETEKNSEEVEFSL; encoded by the coding sequence TTGGACGTTCCACTGCACGATCTTCTTCATGAGATAATGAAAAATTATCCGGGCATCATCATCGACGAGGTTCACTTTCTGAAAAACTGGAGTACTATCCTTAAGGTTCTTTACGACAGCTTTCCAGACAGGGTTATATGGACGAGCGACAGCAGTTCGGTTCTCCTGAGAAAGAGACTATCAGATCTTTCGAGAAGATTTGTTTTGATCAGAATGCCGTTGATGTCCTTTAGAGAATTCATCCACTTTGAAACTGAAAAAAACTCTGAGGAAGTTGAGTTCTCCCTTTGA
- the pstB gene encoding phosphate ABC transporter ATP-binding protein PstB: MEPIIEIENFSAYYGEKIAVKNVTMKIFKNQITAIIGPSGCGKTTLLRSINRMNDHLPGFRVEGKIYFKGQDIYDPQLDVTEYRKRVGMVFQKPTPFPMSIYDNVAFGPRLHGVKSKHILDRIVEESLKKAALWDEVKSELNKSGTRLSGGQQQRLCIARALAVEPEVILLDEPTSALDPIATQRIEKLLEELSENYTIVIVTHNIGQAIRIADYIAFMYRGELIEYGPTREIVERPKNRLTEEYLTGKIG; the protein is encoded by the coding sequence ATGGAGCCCATCATTGAGATCGAAAACTTCAGCGCTTACTACGGTGAGAAGATAGCCGTAAAGAACGTGACGATGAAGATCTTCAAAAACCAGATAACCGCCATAATAGGTCCCTCTGGATGCGGTAAAACAACTCTCCTGAGGAGCATCAACAGAATGAACGATCATCTGCCTGGGTTCAGGGTCGAAGGGAAGATATACTTTAAGGGACAAGATATCTACGATCCCCAGCTCGACGTGACGGAGTACAGAAAGAGAGTCGGTATGGTTTTCCAGAAACCGACACCTTTTCCCATGTCGATCTACGACAACGTCGCGTTCGGCCCCAGGCTACATGGAGTGAAGAGCAAGCACATTCTCGACCGGATAGTCGAAGAATCATTGAAGAAGGCAGCCCTATGGGATGAGGTGAAGTCAGAACTGAACAAGTCTGGTACGAGACTCTCGGGCGGTCAGCAGCAGAGGCTCTGTATAGCGAGGGCCCTCGCCGTTGAACCCGAGGTGATTCTTCTCGATGAGCCAACATCAGCACTCGATCCCATAGCGACTCAGAGGATAGAAAAACTTCTGGAAGAACTCTCCGAGAATTACACCATCGTGATCGTCACACACAACATCGGTCAGGCGATAAGAATAGCGGATTACATAGCGTTCATGTACAGAGGAGAGCTCATCGAATACGGACCGACAAGAGAGATCGTGGAAAGGCCGAAGAACAGACTCACCGAGGAGTACCTGACAGGAAAAATCGGATGA
- a CDS encoding PstC family ABC transporter permease translates to MFIFSVVGIFALFLLVFFLVKEAWPALVKVGGELFTSVYWYPTADPPEYGMLAMIAGTLLLTAFSSAVLLPLGYLIAFFLHTYAKDFEKNFIRTTVEFLAGTPSVIIGLFVLLYIAPILLNFDVWSTENFLLASIGLILTALPYTVSLSLEALDSVDVALEESALALGATRFTTVFKVTTRAALPGILNAFVLTVNRVVGETMIVLMAGGGAAIIPRSFFDPVKPLTAAIASEIGEVAVGSMHYHVLFAAGVILLVISLVLTGLSRYISGRQTR, encoded by the coding sequence ATATTCATCTTCTCTGTTGTCGGTATTTTCGCACTTTTTCTTCTCGTGTTCTTTCTCGTAAAGGAGGCGTGGCCCGCCCTCGTGAAAGTCGGGGGCGAGCTTTTCACGAGTGTTTACTGGTACCCAACAGCGGATCCACCGGAGTACGGTATGCTTGCTATGATAGCCGGAACTTTGCTCCTCACGGCTTTTTCTTCTGCCGTGTTGCTTCCCCTCGGTTACCTGATAGCCTTTTTCCTCCACACTTACGCTAAAGACTTCGAGAAAAACTTCATAAGAACCACTGTGGAATTCCTCGCCGGGACGCCTTCTGTGATCATAGGACTCTTCGTTCTTCTGTACATCGCTCCCATTCTGCTCAATTTCGATGTGTGGTCCACCGAAAACTTTCTGCTCGCATCCATCGGTCTCATTCTCACAGCCCTTCCTTACACCGTTTCTCTTTCCCTTGAAGCACTCGACTCTGTCGATGTGGCCCTCGAAGAGAGTGCCCTGGCACTCGGAGCGACTCGATTCACCACGGTTTTCAAGGTCACCACCAGAGCAGCGCTTCCCGGTATATTGAACGCCTTCGTTCTAACCGTGAACAGGGTTGTCGGTGAAACGATGATCGTACTCATGGCTGGTGGAGGAGCTGCCATAATACCGCGTTCTTTCTTCGATCCGGTGAAACCTCTGACAGCTGCGATTGCGAGCGAGATAGGTGAGGTGGCCGTTGGAAGCATGCACTATCATGTGCTCTTCGCGGCTGGAGTTATACTTCTTGTGATCTCCCTTGTTCTCACAGGACTCTCCAGGTACATATCGGGGAGGCAGACAAGATGA
- the phoU gene encoding phosphate signaling complex protein PhoU has product MVDHVHFERELTLLKSDVSKMLFLVSESLNDAIESLETMNEILARKVLESDDMIDELNREIEEKAYQIIARYNPILKQLRYIITILKFSNDLERIGDLSCNMAEKCLFLSKEKVKFEMLKELKDMFGSTLKVVQDAFKAFVEEDVDLAFRLWKFDDVIDEMEKKIRKIVVERIKEGNISAELALVYILIARDLERMGDHANNLCEEVIYIETGKNMKEFLRGVESGSEGADS; this is encoded by the coding sequence ATGGTCGATCACGTTCATTTCGAAAGGGAACTCACACTTCTCAAGTCCGATGTCTCGAAGATGCTCTTTCTGGTCTCTGAATCTTTGAACGACGCGATAGAGAGCCTCGAGACGATGAACGAGATACTCGCCAGGAAGGTCCTCGAGTCGGACGATATGATAGACGAACTTAACAGGGAGATAGAAGAAAAGGCATACCAGATCATAGCGAGGTACAATCCCATCCTGAAACAGCTCAGGTACATCATCACCATCTTGAAATTTTCAAACGATCTGGAGAGGATAGGAGATCTCTCCTGCAACATGGCTGAGAAGTGTCTCTTTCTCTCCAAGGAGAAGGTCAAATTCGAGATGCTTAAGGAACTCAAGGATATGTTCGGAAGCACCCTAAAGGTGGTTCAGGATGCTTTCAAAGCCTTCGTTGAAGAGGATGTGGATCTGGCCTTCAGGCTCTGGAAATTCGACGACGTGATAGACGAGATGGAAAAGAAGATCAGAAAAATCGTGGTGGAAAGGATAAAGGAAGGAAACATCTCGGCCGAGCTGGCGCTGGTTTACATACTCATCGCAAGAGATCTTGAAAGAATGGGAGACCACGCCAACAACCTCTGTGAGGAAGTCATATACATAGAAACGGGGAAAAACATGAAGGAATTCCTGAGGGGTGTTGAGAGTGGGAGTGAAGGTGCTGATAGCTGA
- the pstA gene encoding phosphate ABC transporter permease PstA, with translation MKKDLIASYVFRAVSYVAFTVVVVMFVLVLAGGVKYFSPSFFLDYPKNGMTEGGIFPVVLGSLCLMVLTFLVSIPLGIFTGAFLSEYGNNVITKWIDISLTALSGIPSVVYGLFGLAFFCVALQFGTSMLAAALTLSLMTLPVIASSTRETLKAIPVEIREAALALGATKEEVIFKVLLPAARKGIITAVLVGGGRVLGETAPVLLTGAVFYSTQLPKSLLSPVMTLPTHIYYITAAYGESAQWMAKGTAAFLMIVVALIYGTAFFLRRRKNGAHH, from the coding sequence ATGAAAAAAGACTTGATCGCTTCGTACGTTTTCAGAGCTGTGAGTTACGTTGCCTTCACAGTTGTTGTGGTCATGTTCGTACTGGTTCTCGCGGGAGGAGTGAAGTACTTTTCACCTTCTTTCTTCCTGGATTACCCGAAGAACGGTATGACGGAGGGAGGAATTTTTCCCGTCGTCCTCGGCAGTCTTTGCCTCATGGTGCTCACGTTTCTCGTATCGATTCCTCTTGGGATCTTCACTGGGGCGTTTCTCTCTGAGTACGGAAACAATGTGATCACGAAGTGGATAGATATCTCTCTGACCGCTCTGAGCGGTATTCCTTCGGTCGTCTATGGACTCTTCGGACTCGCCTTTTTCTGCGTGGCCCTTCAGTTCGGAACTTCCATGCTCGCTGCTGCGTTGACTCTTTCTCTCATGACACTTCCCGTTATCGCTTCTTCCACGAGGGAAACCCTGAAGGCCATACCTGTTGAGATAAGAGAAGCAGCGCTGGCACTCGGCGCGACGAAAGAAGAGGTGATCTTCAAAGTTCTTCTTCCCGCTGCGAGGAAAGGGATCATAACGGCGGTTCTCGTCGGTGGTGGAAGAGTCCTAGGAGAGACTGCTCCTGTTCTGCTCACGGGAGCCGTGTTCTATTCAACGCAGCTTCCGAAGAGTCTTCTCTCTCCTGTTATGACCTTGCCAACGCACATATACTACATCACGGCAGCCTACGGTGAATCGGCCCAGTGGATGGCAAAGGGAACGGCCGCTTTTCTGATGATAGTAGTCGCCTTGATATACGGAACAGCTTTCTTTTTGAGGAGGAGAAAGAATGGAGCCCATCATTGA
- a CDS encoding response regulator transcription factor — MGVKVLIAEDDEDIRSVLKRYLETEGYECDEAKSLFDLKKKLSEETYNVLLLDLMFPDGMAMDEIPEMKVSHPEMAIIIISARDRDMDRIFGIELGADDYMTKPFNPREVLARVRAVLRRMGKEQKALRFGKLEIFPEDYIVRYDGKNVEMTAKEFELLKLLAATPNKVFSREEILNRVWGDDYVSDRVVDVHISAIRSKIGKGWIKTVRGLGYKFSTRGDEGDRT; from the coding sequence GTGGGAGTGAAGGTGCTGATAGCTGAAGACGACGAAGATATAAGGAGCGTGTTGAAGAGATACCTGGAAACCGAAGGATACGAGTGCGACGAAGCGAAATCCCTTTTCGATCTCAAGAAAAAGCTCTCTGAGGAAACGTACAACGTGCTCCTCCTCGATCTCATGTTTCCCGACGGTATGGCGATGGACGAAATTCCTGAGATGAAAGTTTCTCACCCAGAAATGGCTATCATCATCATCTCGGCAAGGGACAGGGACATGGACCGTATCTTTGGAATAGAGCTCGGTGCGGACGACTACATGACAAAACCGTTCAATCCAAGGGAAGTTCTCGCACGTGTGAGAGCAGTTCTGAGAAGGATGGGTAAAGAACAAAAGGCACTGAGATTTGGAAAACTCGAGATCTTTCCAGAGGATTACATAGTCAGATACGATGGGAAAAACGTTGAAATGACAGCTAAAGAGTTCGAGCTTTTAAAACTCCTCGCCGCAACTCCGAACAAGGTCTTTTCAAGAGAGGAGATCCTGAACAGGGTGTGGGGAGACGATTACGTCTCTGACAGGGTGGTGGACGTCCACATCAGCGCCATTCGGTCGAAGATAGGAAAGGGATGGATAAAAACGGTGAGGGGATTGGGGTACAAGTTTTCAACACGAGGTGATGAGGGTGATAGAACTTGA
- a CDS encoding sensor histidine kinase yields the protein MRVIELEDLDHIREAVVILKGLEVEGANKPAERLGFKRGKNLMSIFTCREMDRFIKEVQEKKNFSLETNAYFFEPHSKRFVSFHFLPKKNLLFVSDLTEERTLSEAKLDFVTAISHELFTPLSASKANVFLLKDLEDDPEKLEILKKVERSLDRMETIIRQLKVITMIQLGLYELKMEHIPVEEIVHRVLEELREKIDSKKIEVNVSVDVETIEADRFVFYTILRNLVSNAVKYSYPESMVEISITGERLSVKDQGIGIKEEEKSRIFERFYRGSEALKMAPGSGLGLSIVKHLCDTMGYRLEVNSQWLVGSEFIVHFR from the coding sequence ATGAGGGTGATAGAACTTGAAGATCTCGATCATATCAGAGAGGCAGTTGTGATACTGAAAGGGCTGGAAGTGGAAGGTGCGAACAAACCTGCTGAGAGACTCGGCTTCAAAAGAGGAAAGAATCTGATGTCGATCTTCACGTGCAGAGAGATGGACAGATTCATCAAAGAGGTTCAAGAAAAAAAGAATTTCTCCCTCGAAACGAACGCCTATTTTTTTGAACCCCACTCGAAAAGATTCGTTTCTTTCCACTTTCTACCGAAGAAGAATCTTCTCTTCGTGAGCGATCTCACCGAGGAGAGAACCCTCAGCGAGGCTAAACTCGATTTTGTAACGGCCATCTCACACGAGCTGTTCACACCTCTTTCCGCGTCGAAGGCGAACGTTTTTCTTCTGAAGGATTTAGAAGACGATCCAGAAAAACTCGAAATACTCAAGAAAGTTGAGCGCTCCTTGGACAGGATGGAAACGATCATCAGACAGCTCAAGGTGATCACCATGATACAGCTGGGTCTTTACGAACTCAAGATGGAGCACATTCCTGTCGAAGAAATCGTTCACAGAGTATTGGAAGAGCTTCGAGAAAAGATCGACTCAAAGAAGATCGAGGTGAACGTTTCCGTGGATGTTGAAACAATCGAAGCGGACAGGTTCGTGTTCTACACAATTTTGAGGAATCTTGTTTCAAACGCCGTGAAGTACTCTTATCCCGAGTCTATGGTGGAGATTTCTATCACTGGTGAAAGACTTAGTGTGAAAGATCAGGGAATCGGTATCAAAGAAGAGGAAAAGAGCAGGATATTCGAACGCTTCTACAGAGGTTCAGAAGCACTCAAAATGGCACCTGGTTCTGGCCTGGGACTTTCCATAGTGAAGCACCTGTGCGATACGATGGGTTACAGACTGGAAGTGAACTCCCAGTGGCTCGTTGGATCGGAATTCATAGTTCACTTCAGATGA
- a CDS encoding phosphate ABC transporter substrate-binding protein PstS — protein sequence MKRFVVLLLSLASVFLVAETLVIKGSNTVFPITQLWIEEFKKLHPDLQVTLEGAGSSTGIAALFNGTTDIANSSRWLKPEEIERMNKEGKYFIPFLIGFDGIAIIVNKNLGIDDISIETLKKIYTGEIQYWSQVNPNLPKARIVVYSRNTASGTYETFENKVLSGARMVPYVRMVESTQLEIESVSKNPYAIAYVGVGYVTDDVKVLKVNGIYPTKENILTGKYPIARPLFMFVDATNGFPEMGSLVFEYIMFAFSKKGQELVEKAGYIAAYGQ from the coding sequence ATGAAAAGGTTCGTAGTGCTTCTTCTTTCGTTAGCTTCGGTTTTTCTTGTAGCAGAAACGCTCGTCATCAAGGGTTCCAACACGGTCTTTCCCATCACCCAGCTCTGGATTGAAGAGTTCAAAAAGCTTCACCCGGATCTTCAGGTGACTCTTGAAGGTGCGGGATCTTCCACGGGAATCGCAGCGCTCTTCAACGGAACGACCGACATCGCCAACTCCAGCAGATGGCTCAAACCTGAAGAGATCGAACGAATGAACAAAGAAGGAAAATACTTCATTCCTTTCCTCATCGGTTTCGACGGAATAGCGATCATCGTGAACAAAAACCTCGGCATTGATGACATCTCCATCGAAACGTTGAAGAAGATCTACACAGGAGAGATCCAGTACTGGTCACAGGTTAATCCGAATCTTCCCAAAGCGAGAATTGTTGTTTACTCGAGAAACACCGCATCTGGAACCTACGAAACGTTTGAAAACAAAGTCCTCAGTGGAGCGAGAATGGTTCCTTACGTGAGAATGGTTGAAAGCACCCAGCTCGAGATAGAGAGCGTTTCCAAAAATCCATACGCCATCGCCTACGTCGGTGTGGGATACGTTACTGACGACGTGAAGGTTCTGAAGGTAAATGGCATTTACCCGACGAAGGAAAACATCCTGACGGGAAAGTACCCGATAGCAAGACCTCTTTTTATGTTCGTTGATGCGACAAACGGCTTTCCTGAAATGGGAAGCCTTGTCTTTGAGTACATCATGTTCGCATTCTCGAAGAAAGGACAGGAATTGGTAGAAAAAGCCGGTTACATTGCTGCTTACGGTCAGTGA